From a single Lolium rigidum isolate FL_2022 chromosome 7, APGP_CSIRO_Lrig_0.1, whole genome shotgun sequence genomic region:
- the LOC124674001 gene encoding glycine-rich RNA-binding protein RZ1C-like isoform X1: MAEKEVGRIFVGGLSWDTTERTLERAFSDFGKVIETQVVTERETGRSRGFGFVTFSEPRAVDAAIREMHNGELDGRTISVNKAQPRMSTDDGGYGYGGGGYSSGARGGYRGAADIVPAASDECFKCGRSGHWARECPYADGGRPGRYSPPSRYGSGAGGRGDRFGGPDRYANRYVDDRYDGGRYADDRYGGGRDRYPPAADRFSGDRYGGADRYASGGFARERSYERDGGRPGGSYYRDEPRATGGYGRGGPRVANGDRYGSGGPARVGGSYRDRPAPYDRPSRGARSYDDRY; encoded by the exons ATGGCGGAGAAGGAGGTTGGCCGGATCTTCGTGGGCGGGCTGTCGTGGGACACCACGGAGCGCACGCTTGAGCGAGCCTTCAGCGATTTCGGCAAGGTCATCGAGACGCAG GTCGTAACGGAAAGAGAGACTGGCCGCTCCCGTGGGTTTGGGTTTGTCACATTTTCTGAACCTCGGGCTGTGGATGCTGCAATCCGGGAAATGCACAATGGAGAACTAGATGGTCGGACCATTTCTGTGAACAAGGCTCAGCCTAGGATGAGCACTGATGATGGTGGCTATGGATATGGGGGTGGTGGTTACTCATCTGGTGCTAGAGGTGGATATCGTGGTGCAGCTGACATAGTTCCAGCTGCAAGTGATGAGTGCTTCAAGTGTGGACGTTCTGGACACTGGGCCCGTGAATGTCCTTACGCAGATGGAGGTAGACCTGGAAGGTACTCTCCTCCTTCCAGGTATGGCAGTGGCGCCGGTGGGCGTGGTGACCGCTTTGGAGGACCAGATCGTTATGCTAATCGCTATGTTGATGACCGTTATGATGGTGGTCGCTATGCTGATGATCGTTATGGTGGTGGACGTGATCGCTATCCTCCAGCTGCAGATCGCTTTTCGGGTGACAGATATGGTGGTGCAGATCGCTATGCATCAGGTGGCTTTGCGAGGGAAAGAAGCTATGAGAGAGATGGAGGACGGCCAGGTGGAAGTTACTACCGTGATGAACCCAGAGCCACTGGTGGTTATGGCAGGGGTGGTCCGCGTGTGGCAAATGGTGACAGATATGGGAGTGGTGGACCTGCTCGTGTTGGTGGAAGTTACCGAGATAGGCCTGCTCCCTATGATCGCCCCAGTCGTGGAGCTCGCTCTTATGATGACCGCTACTGA
- the LOC124674001 gene encoding glycine-rich RNA-binding protein RZ1C-like isoform X2 produces MHNGELDGRTISVNKAQPRMSTDDGGYGYGGGGYSSGARGGYRGAADIVPAASDECFKCGRSGHWARECPYADGGRPGRYSPPSRYGSGAGGRGDRFGGPDRYANRYVDDRYDGGRYADDRYGGGRDRYPPAADRFSGDRYGGADRYASGGFARERSYERDGGRPGGSYYRDEPRATGGYGRGGPRVANGDRYGSGGPARVGGSYRDRPAPYDRPSRGARSYDDRY; encoded by the coding sequence ATGCACAATGGAGAACTAGATGGTCGGACCATTTCTGTGAACAAGGCTCAGCCTAGGATGAGCACTGATGATGGTGGCTATGGATATGGGGGTGGTGGTTACTCATCTGGTGCTAGAGGTGGATATCGTGGTGCAGCTGACATAGTTCCAGCTGCAAGTGATGAGTGCTTCAAGTGTGGACGTTCTGGACACTGGGCCCGTGAATGTCCTTACGCAGATGGAGGTAGACCTGGAAGGTACTCTCCTCCTTCCAGGTATGGCAGTGGCGCCGGTGGGCGTGGTGACCGCTTTGGAGGACCAGATCGTTATGCTAATCGCTATGTTGATGACCGTTATGATGGTGGTCGCTATGCTGATGATCGTTATGGTGGTGGACGTGATCGCTATCCTCCAGCTGCAGATCGCTTTTCGGGTGACAGATATGGTGGTGCAGATCGCTATGCATCAGGTGGCTTTGCGAGGGAAAGAAGCTATGAGAGAGATGGAGGACGGCCAGGTGGAAGTTACTACCGTGATGAACCCAGAGCCACTGGTGGTTATGGCAGGGGTGGTCCGCGTGTGGCAAATGGTGACAGATATGGGAGTGGTGGACCTGCTCGTGTTGGTGGAAGTTACCGAGATAGGCCTGCTCCCTATGATCGCCCCAGTCGTGGAGCTCGCTCTTATGATGACCGCTACTGA